From a region of the Micropterus dolomieu isolate WLL.071019.BEF.003 ecotype Adirondacks linkage group LG21, ASM2129224v1, whole genome shotgun sequence genome:
- the cldn5a gene encoding claudin 5a: MVSAGLELMGLSLSLFGSLLVMVSCGLPMWKVTAFIEANIVVAQTIWDGLWMSCVVQSTGQMQCKVHDSVLALSHDLQAARALTIISAVMGVLGLMVVIAGAQCTNCLRDDNVKARVVNAGGVIYIISGLFVMVPLCWMANNIISDFYNPQVPASQKREIGAALYIGWAASALLLIGGALLCCSCPSSGNSGYSAKYAPTKRTTPNGDYDKRNYV; encoded by the coding sequence ATGGTGTCTGCCGGACTGGAGCTCATGGGACTATCGCTGTCGCTATTTGGCTCGCTCCTGGTGATGGTTTCGTGCGGGCTGCCCATGTGGAAGGTGACGGCTTTCATCGAAGCCAACATCGTGGTGGCTCAGACTATCTGGGACGGCTTGTGGATGTCGTGTGTGGTGCAGAGTACGGGCCAGATGCAGTGCAAGGTGCACGACTCCGTCCTCGCCCTCAGCCACGACCTGCAGGCGGCCAGAGCGCTCACCATCATCTCCGCGGTGATGGGCGTACTGGGGCTCATGGTTGTCATCGCTGGGGCGCAGTGCACCAACTGCCTCCGCGACGATAACGTCAAAGCCCGGGTGGTGAACGCCGGAGGGGTCATCTACATAATCAGTGGTCTGTTTGTGATGGTGCCCCTCTGCTGGATGGCCAACAACATCATATCGGACTTCTACAACCCGCAGGTGCCCGCATCCCAGAAGAGGGAGATCGGCGCTGCGCTCTACATCGGCTGGGCGGCCTCAGCTCTGCTGCTGATCGGGGGAGCGCTGCTGTGCTGCTCCTGTCCCTCCAGCGGGAACTCTGGATACTCTGCAAAGTACGCACCGACCAAGAGAACCACGCCGAACGGGGACTATGACAAGAGGAATTATGTGTAG